A stretch of the Archangium violaceum genome encodes the following:
- a CDS encoding NERD domain-containing protein yields MAIVSPPIAEIENLRPPLNGGERRVLDALLTLDDGWRIYAQPRLMMDQPDFVVVHERFGVCVIEVKHWAEGLYRQRQDGAIEVREVNEWQRTNERPCWQAHRYRKTIIEHFFSPPEASTEDWPIVRAIVVLPNHSTTDAQRLLALPHVSKDSEKWIRVWGRECLDDRLLESLTGSRRPQDRHPDPARLHRLAYHLSEPEVVADQRRPLELSDAARNLARNPNRARIRRARGPAGSGKSLGLAARAALLAADGQRVLVLSFNITLPHYLHDLAARHGAELGSKIRNITFTHFHGFCARVRDEGSGARVLQPLDGDQSADEADADRCEHLIDDAIATYVAGVGERYDAILVDEGQDFKARWWNFLRNYVRKPDGEMLLVADTTQDLYDRSAWTAEDTMKGCGFNGDWTDLKGSYRLPPDLTPIISAFGDRYLSDGAFDPPAVPDDHPMRKEAAEPTTRRWINVDNPHRLGVLLAEGVIELVREGELRTPDIAFLCEEHAHGLEAAERIAASGIHVTHVFTDEDGEERRRRKHRFWGGADGVKGCTIHSFKGWEACGVLLCILPTARSRRLAFVALTRVKGLPKGRPAVVQVFNCDPALNDFKAIFEREFSVAEVPALGGQRRLF; encoded by the coding sequence ATGGCGATAGTCAGCCCACCGATCGCAGAGATCGAGAATCTGCGTCCCCCCTTGAACGGTGGCGAACGCAGGGTGCTCGACGCCCTCCTGACGCTCGACGACGGATGGCGCATCTACGCCCAGCCGCGCTTGATGATGGATCAGCCTGACTTCGTGGTCGTCCACGAGCGGTTCGGGGTGTGCGTCATCGAGGTGAAGCATTGGGCCGAGGGCCTGTACAGGCAACGGCAGGACGGGGCCATCGAGGTTCGGGAAGTGAACGAATGGCAGCGGACGAACGAGCGCCCCTGCTGGCAGGCACATCGATACCGCAAGACCATCATCGAGCACTTCTTCTCGCCGCCCGAGGCGAGCACCGAGGACTGGCCCATCGTGCGGGCGATCGTGGTTCTGCCGAACCACTCAACAACGGATGCGCAACGACTGCTGGCGCTCCCGCATGTTTCCAAGGATTCCGAGAAGTGGATCCGGGTGTGGGGGCGAGAGTGCCTTGACGACAGGCTTCTGGAGTCACTGACGGGTAGCCGTCGCCCACAGGATCGGCATCCTGACCCGGCTCGCTTGCACCGGCTCGCGTATCACTTGTCGGAGCCCGAGGTGGTCGCCGATCAGCGTAGACCCCTCGAATTGAGCGATGCGGCGCGGAACCTCGCTCGGAATCCGAACCGCGCGAGGATCCGACGAGCGAGAGGTCCCGCAGGGAGCGGAAAGTCGTTGGGCCTCGCCGCTCGCGCTGCGCTCCTCGCGGCTGACGGACAGCGGGTACTCGTGCTCTCGTTCAACATCACGCTGCCACACTATCTGCACGACCTGGCTGCCCGGCACGGAGCGGAGCTTGGTAGCAAGATCCGCAACATCACGTTCACTCACTTTCACGGGTTCTGCGCTCGAGTTCGTGACGAGGGATCCGGAGCAAGAGTTCTACAGCCACTCGATGGCGATCAGAGCGCCGATGAGGCCGACGCCGACCGCTGCGAACACTTGATTGACGACGCCATCGCTACGTACGTTGCTGGCGTCGGCGAGCGCTATGACGCCATACTCGTAGACGAGGGGCAGGACTTCAAAGCGAGATGGTGGAACTTCCTGCGGAACTACGTCCGGAAGCCGGATGGCGAGATGCTACTCGTCGCCGACACGACGCAGGACCTGTATGACCGAAGCGCCTGGACAGCCGAAGACACCATGAAAGGCTGCGGATTCAACGGCGACTGGACGGATCTAAAGGGCTCGTATCGACTACCGCCAGACTTGACGCCCATCATTTCGGCGTTCGGTGACCGTTACCTCAGCGATGGCGCATTCGACCCTCCTGCTGTTCCTGACGATCATCCGATGCGAAAAGAAGCGGCCGAGCCCACGACGCGGCGATGGATCAACGTAGACAATCCGCACCGTCTCGGCGTGCTGCTCGCAGAGGGTGTCATCGAACTCGTTCGCGAGGGCGAACTTCGTACCCCCGACATCGCCTTCCTTTGTGAAGAGCATGCTCACGGTCTCGAAGCTGCCGAGCGGATCGCCGCGTCCGGCATTCATGTCACCCATGTGTTCACGGATGAGGACGGTGAGGAGCGACGTCGTCGCAAGCACCGGTTCTGGGGCGGCGCCGACGGCGTGAAGGGCTGCACGATACACAGCTTCAAGGGCTGGGAGGCGTGCGGTGTGCTGTTGTGCATCCTCCCCACAGCGCGCTCCAGGCGCCTCGCATTCGTTGCCCTCACGCGGGTGAAGGGATTGCCCAAGGGGCGCCCGGCCGTCGTTCAGGTGTTCAACTGCGACCCAGCGCTGAATGACTTCAAGGCCATCTTTGAACGCGAGTTCTCTGTCGCGGAAGTCCCCGCACTAGGCGGGCAACGTCGCCTATTCTAA
- a CDS encoding CHAT domain-containing protein has translation MEQGIEQAIRHHLAEAIRRRSAIIWTPGSNVVAAVMEALVQATRGASLNLSRTGGVVRQAVDLLFSETTVTEAELIEALRDFREELDANPILPFKSRSHLCLLFLVMVLQRAGESQQLSPSAQVSLLLEAQELEESFSLQGELNYRIRLIVLDQLKAAFEPVSDQVRHMDLVVRLNGARCEAFLVAQPSSGFALEDLQSLVEDTRARIQETHDGEEDGLCPKGQPVRPERKVRRMFRAGELLVIEPYHSLPRLLAEALNALGRAFVESPLETHTRNFEQAFQAFHQAHEIFVKTGEMEAAVHSAVCAVECLERLAQLDSDVEQPFKYQMKAYDLGRALCRWVRELPLPEPVSMRWAALLEAAFVRSTCWGGLMRMEHLAMRAGPETEREEQQERIIEEALLAIRAHAFLVCRNASEHPWEALTHACAVAAQAADFLEEVIRKVLQGESPREKDQRIRDRVRDVLRPLLGEDFVQRLLEALSLASRSLWTASSKRGPAGPLACPVRLYEAVAALWMILVKAQLPLTGIQLKLLNECLSEPAMPFLPVKSLLELAGCEFGMLGWALHEGEALEEVLTYVEKRLSFLNEQLAWPLLSASERTLLSDWMARLIHSVRLASDDLASVAPERVLALLDLTGASAFRMESLFYGQGEAKQWMDFTSNNVDSMSNAVRRTASAVSVTDLSSIFSNLYSARADLDGWGRLKMIHEAGRESWTVQAMFSELLKEQFSRVTILPPDASPSEMEYMERITGVPRERWERREDGVLVVRQSPSGLEEIGEYVGRARQRLLECHDYLASRGLLPDGVHPPRATPEGVSAFLSTHPCVAILVPGMFPEIVTPMSVFLHHDGRLQRHVIGSLDDISERAPGAAALSELYSALAKDLEERSPQSWQELEQVFERMCSGYASWARQLAEVLDRHGITDVLILHRGHQQVFLSWEDLRIAPEGPRLGERYRMGHLHTLAPLPGPFASEPQARQGVVQLHGDGLSGGQMAVARAVQESLASHGCARPPLSGREATDAQRLYRELRTARRVRLFLHGHHDRLNPEADRITLVDAEQREDWINLRGRELRRLPLSGVDCVELWACQGASHGRALADHGPAEEPEDVSAAFLLAGARRVVASRWHVPTLPGALLMERFALLVETGLGEAEALQKARDECRTLFRQGGRVERAVVGQVGSTLKEWGSRAHVVHDHQLHQLLEEAMERCLRDIRAEWYGNQSGQGPRAWPSLEGATGRLVSFSAPRPERLAASLRQFSEAQAEQLVADYLRFYRSPMCWAGWRLMLRTLEDWRG, from the coding sequence ATGGAGCAGGGCATCGAGCAGGCGATTCGTCACCACTTGGCCGAGGCGATTCGCCGCCGCAGCGCGATCATCTGGACACCAGGATCGAACGTGGTCGCCGCCGTCATGGAGGCGCTGGTCCAGGCCACGCGTGGCGCTTCGCTGAATCTCTCCAGGACAGGAGGCGTGGTTCGTCAGGCCGTGGACCTGCTCTTCTCCGAGACGACGGTCACTGAGGCCGAGTTGATCGAGGCTCTCCGTGACTTTCGCGAGGAACTCGACGCGAACCCGATTCTTCCCTTCAAGAGCCGTAGCCATCTCTGCTTGTTGTTCCTGGTCATGGTGCTCCAGCGTGCGGGGGAGTCCCAGCAGCTCTCACCGAGTGCTCAGGTCTCGCTCCTGCTGGAAGCACAGGAACTGGAGGAATCCTTCTCTCTCCAGGGCGAACTGAACTACCGGATTCGCCTGATCGTGCTGGACCAACTCAAGGCTGCATTCGAGCCGGTGTCCGATCAGGTCCGGCACATGGACCTGGTCGTGCGGTTGAACGGGGCCCGCTGCGAAGCCTTTCTCGTGGCCCAGCCCTCGTCGGGCTTCGCACTGGAGGATCTCCAATCGCTCGTCGAAGACACCCGAGCGCGCATCCAGGAGACCCATGACGGCGAGGAGGATGGTCTCTGCCCGAAGGGGCAGCCGGTCCGGCCCGAGCGGAAGGTGCGCCGCATGTTCCGCGCGGGAGAACTGCTGGTCATCGAGCCCTACCACTCCTTGCCCCGGTTGCTCGCCGAGGCCCTGAATGCCCTCGGCCGGGCATTCGTGGAGAGCCCCCTGGAGACGCATACTCGCAACTTCGAGCAGGCCTTCCAGGCCTTCCACCAGGCGCACGAGATCTTCGTGAAGACTGGCGAGATGGAGGCCGCGGTCCACTCCGCCGTCTGTGCCGTCGAATGCCTCGAACGGCTCGCGCAGTTGGACTCCGATGTGGAGCAGCCCTTCAAGTATCAGATGAAGGCGTACGATCTCGGCCGTGCGCTCTGCCGGTGGGTTCGGGAACTGCCACTCCCAGAGCCTGTCTCCATGCGATGGGCTGCACTGCTCGAAGCGGCATTCGTCCGGTCCACCTGCTGGGGGGGCCTGATGCGAATGGAGCACCTCGCCATGCGGGCCGGGCCAGAGACAGAGCGGGAGGAACAGCAGGAGCGCATCATCGAGGAGGCGCTCCTGGCCATCCGTGCCCATGCCTTCCTGGTATGCCGGAATGCCAGTGAACATCCTTGGGAAGCGTTGACCCACGCGTGTGCAGTGGCCGCGCAGGCGGCGGACTTTCTGGAAGAAGTGATTCGCAAGGTGCTGCAGGGCGAGTCCCCGCGGGAGAAAGACCAGCGCATCCGGGACAGGGTGAGAGACGTGCTCCGGCCGCTTCTCGGAGAAGACTTCGTGCAGAGGCTGCTGGAAGCGCTCTCGCTTGCCTCCCGCAGCCTCTGGACTGCGTCCTCGAAGCGAGGGCCGGCGGGACCGCTCGCATGTCCGGTCCGCCTCTACGAGGCAGTGGCCGCCCTTTGGATGATCCTCGTCAAGGCGCAGCTGCCTCTCACGGGCATCCAGTTGAAGCTCCTGAACGAGTGTCTCAGCGAGCCGGCCATGCCCTTCCTACCCGTGAAGAGCCTGCTGGAACTGGCCGGGTGCGAGTTCGGGATGCTGGGGTGGGCGTTGCACGAAGGGGAAGCACTCGAAGAGGTGCTCACCTACGTCGAGAAGCGGTTGTCCTTCCTCAACGAGCAACTCGCGTGGCCGCTGCTCTCCGCTTCGGAGCGAACGCTGCTCTCCGATTGGATGGCGCGCCTGATCCACTCCGTCCGTCTCGCTTCGGACGACTTGGCGTCCGTCGCGCCAGAGCGCGTGCTGGCGCTGCTCGACCTGACGGGGGCCTCTGCTTTTCGCATGGAGAGTCTCTTCTATGGCCAGGGGGAGGCGAAGCAGTGGATGGATTTCACGTCCAACAACGTGGATTCCATGTCCAACGCCGTCCGGAGGACTGCTTCCGCCGTATCGGTGACGGACCTCTCGAGCATCTTCTCCAACCTGTACAGCGCGCGAGCGGACCTCGATGGTTGGGGGCGCCTAAAGATGATTCACGAGGCGGGCCGGGAGAGCTGGACCGTCCAGGCGATGTTCTCCGAGCTGTTGAAGGAGCAGTTCTCCCGCGTGACGATTCTCCCACCCGATGCCTCTCCCAGCGAGATGGAATACATGGAGCGCATCACGGGGGTACCTCGGGAGCGCTGGGAGCGACGGGAGGATGGGGTGCTCGTGGTGCGGCAGTCCCCGAGCGGGCTCGAGGAGATCGGCGAATACGTGGGCCGGGCTCGCCAACGGCTGCTCGAGTGCCATGACTACCTGGCATCGCGGGGACTCCTCCCGGACGGAGTGCATCCTCCCCGAGCAACGCCCGAAGGCGTGAGCGCCTTCCTCTCGACGCACCCCTGCGTGGCCATCCTGGTGCCCGGAATGTTCCCAGAGATCGTCACGCCGATGAGTGTCTTCCTCCATCACGATGGCCGCCTCCAACGCCACGTCATCGGATCCCTCGACGACATCTCGGAGCGTGCGCCAGGGGCCGCTGCGTTGTCGGAACTCTACTCGGCCCTGGCCAAGGATCTGGAGGAGAGGAGCCCGCAGAGCTGGCAGGAACTGGAGCAGGTCTTCGAGAGGATGTGCTCTGGCTATGCATCCTGGGCGCGGCAGCTCGCGGAAGTCCTGGATCGCCATGGCATCACCGACGTGCTCATTCTTCACCGTGGCCACCAGCAGGTCTTCCTCTCTTGGGAGGATCTGCGCATCGCGCCGGAGGGACCGCGTCTGGGGGAGCGCTACCGCATGGGGCACCTCCACACCCTGGCCCCGCTCCCAGGGCCTTTCGCATCCGAGCCCCAGGCTCGCCAGGGAGTCGTCCAACTGCATGGGGATGGGCTCTCGGGTGGGCAGATGGCTGTGGCGCGAGCCGTGCAGGAGTCACTGGCCAGCCATGGCTGTGCGCGCCCGCCGCTCTCAGGCAGAGAGGCGACGGATGCCCAGCGCCTGTACCGTGAGCTGAGGACCGCTCGACGCGTCCGGCTGTTCCTGCACGGCCACCATGATCGGCTCAACCCGGAGGCAGACCGCATCACACTGGTGGATGCGGAGCAGCGCGAGGATTGGATCAATCTCCGCGGGCGGGAGCTGCGACGCCTGCCGCTGAGCGGGGTCGACTGCGTCGAGCTGTGGGCCTGTCAGGGGGCCTCGCATGGCCGCGCGCTGGCCGATCACGGGCCTGCCGAGGAGCCAGAGGACGTGTCCGCGGCCTTCCTGCTGGCTGGAGCTAGGCGCGTGGTCGCCTCGCGCTGGCACGTACCCACCCTCCCCGGCGCCCTGCTGATGGAGCGCTTTGCGTTGCTGGTGGAGACGGGACTTGGCGAGGCCGAGGCGCTGCAGAAGGCGCGCGACGAGTGCCGCACGTTGTTCCGGCAAGGCGGGCGGGTGGAACGGGCCGTCGTCGGCCAGGTGGGCAGCACCTTGAAGGAATGGGGGAGCCGCGCCCACGTGGTGCACGACCACCAACTCCACCAACTCCTGGAGGAGGCGATGGAGCGGTGTCTCCGCGACATCCGGGCGGAATGGTATGGGAACCAGAGTGGACAGGGGCCTCGCGCATGGCCCTCCCTGGAGGGGGCGACGGGGCGGCTCGTGAGCTTCTCGGCGCCTCGCCCTGAGCGCCTCGCGGCGAGCTTGCGGCAGTTCTCCGAGGCCCAGGCCGAACAGCTCGTCGCCGATTACCTTCGGTTCTACCGGAGCCCCATGTGCTGGGCGGGCTGGCGGCTCATGCTCCGGACGCTGGAGGACTGGCGCGGATGA
- a CDS encoding type II toxin-antitoxin system death-on-curing family toxin yields MSSDEPEFLDVEDVIEIHATQLEVYGGAAGLRDRGLLESAVAQPQASLGGEFAHGGLFEMAAAYLFHIVSNHPFVDGNKRTGVLAAVVFLDVNGISIDHPSEALYELTMGVAEGRIEKAAVAVELERIAKSKGT; encoded by the coding sequence GTGAGTTCGGACGAGCCGGAGTTCCTCGACGTCGAAGACGTCATCGAGATCCACGCGACCCAGCTCGAGGTCTACGGAGGCGCTGCGGGCTTGCGTGATCGCGGGCTCCTGGAGTCCGCCGTGGCTCAGCCCCAGGCGTCTTTGGGTGGCGAGTTCGCCCATGGTGGGCTCTTCGAGATGGCTGCGGCATACCTCTTCCACATCGTCAGCAACCACCCGTTCGTGGACGGGAACAAGCGGACCGGGGTGCTCGCAGCCGTGGTCTTCCTCGACGTGAACGGCATCAGCATCGACCATCCTTCCGAGGCCCTCTACGAGCTGACCATGGGCGTGGCCGAGGGGCGCATCGAGAAGGCCGCGGTTGCCGTCGAACTCGAACGCATCGCGAAATCGAAAGGGACGTGA
- a CDS encoding recombinase family protein has product MDAKTDDRPLIRCAVYTRQSVVRPGDDPALASCAVQRTLCTQFIRSMAWRGWYPIGERFDDEGFSGASVERPALERLVARIQDGDIQRVIVYRLDRLSRRLTDWALLLRLFERLNVGLTVVHGAIDAEAGSLARLQLNLLATFAELERDMIGERLADARAARRARGERAAGRVPLGYAADARTKQLVIVESEAATVRWFFTEAANGCSTTDLVKNANALRLAAKSGKRGEWSTRAVLRLLRNPVYAGRRPDGAAAVHTALVPNELFERVQATIAARRTRTPAKRTKASERDDPFLLRGLLVCERCGKTMTTSMSTSLTRATATKAPRYYRCCTADCDGGQVAAARVEAMALEALRRPQWNWTSVKKDQLRQLASTWDVLWPANRRRALAEVFEAMTWRARTRRLLVKLRAEMPQGEKQTAS; this is encoded by the coding sequence TTGGACGCCAAGACCGACGACCGCCCGCTCATCCGCTGCGCCGTGTACACGCGCCAGTCGGTGGTGCGTCCTGGCGACGATCCCGCGCTCGCCTCCTGCGCCGTGCAGCGCACCCTTTGCACCCAGTTCATCCGCTCGATGGCTTGGCGCGGCTGGTATCCCATCGGCGAGCGCTTTGATGACGAGGGCTTCAGTGGGGCCTCCGTCGAGCGTCCCGCCCTCGAGAGGCTGGTCGCACGCATCCAGGACGGCGACATCCAGCGCGTCATCGTCTACCGGCTTGACCGGCTCTCCCGGAGGCTCACCGACTGGGCGCTGCTGTTGCGGCTCTTCGAGCGGCTCAACGTCGGGCTCACGGTCGTGCACGGGGCCATCGACGCCGAGGCGGGCTCGCTCGCGCGACTGCAGCTCAACCTGCTCGCGACGTTCGCCGAGCTGGAGCGCGACATGATCGGCGAGCGTCTCGCCGACGCTCGTGCGGCGCGCAGGGCCCGCGGTGAGCGTGCCGCAGGTCGTGTGCCCCTCGGCTACGCAGCGGACGCGCGCACGAAGCAGCTCGTCATCGTCGAGAGCGAGGCTGCGACGGTGCGCTGGTTCTTCACGGAGGCCGCGAACGGCTGCTCGACGACGGACCTCGTCAAGAATGCGAACGCACTCCGGCTGGCGGCGAAGAGCGGCAAGCGCGGCGAGTGGTCGACGCGGGCCGTGCTCCGGTTGCTGCGGAACCCCGTGTACGCCGGGCGACGGCCCGATGGCGCGGCGGCCGTGCACACGGCGCTCGTGCCGAACGAACTCTTCGAGCGTGTTCAGGCCACCATCGCCGCCCGAAGGACCCGCACGCCCGCGAAGCGCACAAAGGCTTCCGAGCGTGACGATCCGTTCCTTCTGCGCGGGCTGCTCGTCTGCGAGCGATGCGGCAAGACAATGACCACGTCCATGAGCACGTCGCTGACCAGAGCCACCGCCACGAAGGCACCGCGCTACTACCGCTGCTGCACGGCGGACTGCGACGGCGGACAGGTCGCCGCAGCGCGGGTCGAGGCGATGGCGCTCGAGGCGCTGCGCCGCCCGCAGTGGAACTGGACCTCCGTGAAGAAGGATCAACTGCGACAACTCGCCTCGACATGGGACGTGCTGTGGCCGGCAAATCGACGGCGCGCGCTCGCGGAGGTGTTCGAAGCCATGACCTGGCGAGCGAGGACGAGGCGCCTGCTCGTGAAGCTGCGCGCAGAGATGCCGCAGGGCGAGAAGCAGACGGCCTCGTAA